A genomic region of Zygotorulaspora mrakii chromosome 7, complete sequence contains the following coding sequences:
- the MRX19 gene encoding Mrx19p (similar to Saccharomyces cerevisiae YDL183C; ancestral locus Anc_7.298) — MVGIMIGARYLQNDFFLATRGFARHYTSNANATTVSVKEYLKEPAKLIAIPVTNKRIYIYHKHTSDILNDSSRIIRFERWINKKSARIWDKLNQSPKSYNKKIVSYVNRLLDNTPWTENSLKSIPGENYILKRVTTSSDKESHLTLAQFARSQTPLTSKPLSVYYPSKSMTRDSVLLELRKLCIAGMKYHKKQLWLCLLGLPLTLPVVLVPLIPNVPGFYLTYRAYSNFKALLGARHLQTILDDQTPPLTFRDVKGYSEIVSESNTITDSEDQASNSKERLILNERLMSRIVDVLEIQELKSDLEKVIRQERKRLQLEPETQPHPSHQDNVDTKRK, encoded by the coding sequence ATGGTCGGCATAATGATTGGGGCACGTTATTTGcagaatgatttttttcttgctaCAAGAGGATTTGCCAGGCACTACACCAGTAACGCTAACGCGACAACAGTTTCAGTTAAAGAATATCTTAAGGAACCTGCAAAACTGATCGCCATACCGGTAACGAACAAGAGAATTTACATCTATCATAAGCACACTAGCGATATCCTCAATGATAGCTCGAGAATTATTCGATTTGAACGCTGGATAAATAAGAAATCCGCACGCATCTGGGACAAGCTAAACCAGTCTCCAAAGAGCtataacaaaaaaattgtctCTTATGTCAACCGACTACTGGACAACACTCCATGGACAGAAAATAGCTTGAAATCGATACCCGGTGAGAATTACATTCTAAAACGGGTTACCACCAGTAGCGACAAAGAGTCGCATCTGACTCTGGCGCAATTCGCAAGATCTCAAACACCGTTAACATCAAAGCCCCTGAGCGTCTACTACCCTAGCAAATCAATGACCAGAGATTCTGTGCTCCTGGAATTGCGCAAGCTTTGCATCGCTGGCATGAAATATCACAAAAAGCAACTGTGGCTTTGCCTCCTGGGTTTGCCGCTTACGCTCCCAGTAGTGCTTGTTCCATTGATACCGAATGTTCCTGGATTCTACCTTACGTATAGAGCCTACAGCAACTTCAAGGCGCTCCTCGGTGCGAGGCATCTACAGACCATACTGGACGACCAAACCCCGCCCTTGACGTTCAGGGATGTCAAAGGCTATTCAGAAATCGTCAGTGAGAGTAACACCATCACGGATTCCGAAGATCAAGCTTCGAATTCCAAAGAAAGACTGATCTTGAACGAACGTTTGATGTCGAGAATCGTAGACGTGCTAGAGATCCAAGAGCTGAAATCCGACCTGGAAAAAGTAATTAGACAAGAACGAAAAAGGCTGCA